TCTTAATAGGATAGTTGTATGACTATCGATACTTGTATCCATAATCTGAACAGTCAGGGTTGCAGTTGCTACTCCCGGACTACCATCCGGAGCAGGAGGAGGACATTCATATTCATGGAATTGCCAATACTTATAAATATAACCTTCCGTATCAGTTATCTCAGTGTATTCCCCATTTTCAGGATTACCGAGAGTCCCGGTAAAGACAATCGAAATATCCGGTACCGGATTATTTTCTTCATCCAGAACTCTGACTGTCATTAATACTGATTGATCATCCGGCGGATCATCATCTTCATCCCAATCGATATGCATGGGAAAAGCACTAAAAGACAGATTTATCCCCGGTCCGCCGGAAAAAGAAATGCTTCCTATTTCATCTAATTGGACAGTAATTTGAGTTCCGTTTGTTTTATGGATGATCATTTCAGTTGCCATTAAAACTGAAATTATACTTATTACAATTGCGATCATTGTTATTTTTTTCATCTTATTTTCCTCCTCTTTATTGTTTATATTTCATACTATAATCCATTCCGAATGTTAAGAGAAATTGAAAGTTACATAACCTTCGGAAGGTTTCTCTTTATTTGAGCATTATCATTTTTTTCATCAACTGTTCATCATTAAGCGATATTTTATAGAAAAAGACTCCGCTGGCTACTCTCTTTCCTTGATCATCCAAACCATCCCAGATTACCTGATGATTTCCAGCTTCCATCTTCTTATCGAGTAATTTTCTAACCTTTTGTCCTTTAGCATTGTAAATCTCGATCGATATTTTTCCTTTCTTCATAAGTTCAAAAGATATTGTTGTTGCCGGATTAAACGGATTGGGAGTATTCTTCAAAAATTTAATTGGAATCTGACTGATAATTTCAACCATTTCCTCAACCGATACATCAGGACTAAAGGTTATTCCCATTATCTCATCCGTATCGATTTCCATAGTCTCTCCATTGTTAAGATTAATGAACATTGTTTCGGCAAACAAGAATGAGTACATCACAACAATAAAGATTGAAATAAATAGTTTCTTCATAGTATCTCCTTTTTTTTGCAGAAATAGTTTTCTATTTTTCCCCTGTTTTTTATGATGAGATAAATTTCAAATGAAAAAAATGAAGTCAAGATAATAAAATATTTTATTTCTATAAATCTCCATCCTAGCGGATTAAATTATTGATGCAGCATTCTATTTTATAGTATTGGAAATTTGAACTATTATGGTTGCTATGAATTATATTATAGATATTCATGCTAAAGTTATGGACATGCCCGTAGGATCTAAGAACATCCCCGCAAGAGTTAAGAATATTCCTGCTTGAGCTTCAGACATTCCTTCGCATTTTGAAGAAATGTCTGTTTAAGATAATTATTTAGATGAATTTTGAAATTCTAAAAAACATCAACATTAAACCAATCTCATAAACCTTTATATCTAAACAAATATAAAAACCTCTTCTATTATTTTTTATCTGGCGGAACTTTTCAAAAGCTCCAAAACAATTGTCAAGAATTTCGTAAATAAATTTTCATATTTGTTAAAATATCTACAAACTTTTAACTTCAATCAAGAGATTTATCTCTCAAAAGGGAATATTAATTTCAATCGAATTTAACAAAACACTTGAGTTTCTTCTTTCCATTCTCTCTTTATTTCATTTCTCTTGACTGAAAAAAACCTGAAAAAATATTAACTTCCAAATAAAATCAGGGGGAATAATGAAAAAAATCATTTTTATCATCTTAATCCTTTTTGCAGTATCTTTATTTTCTGAGGAAGTAAAGAGCCGGAGTTCTTTTGGAAAAATGAAGATGAATGTGGAAGGATCATCATCGAGTCAACAATCTTCATCTACAGCAGTTGTCGATTTGATCGCAGAAAAACTCGACATACTTCAGAAACAGTATCTGACAAAACTCAACAATTTTGATAAACGCAAAACTGATAATATAGTTAATGAAATTTATGATCTGCTGGCTTTATTACCCACAGATGTAGTTATTATCCAGCATTCAACTCGACCGGTAACCCCAACCCGGATAACACCTGTAAATACCGATGTAAATATCAATCTCAATGTGAAAGAAACCACTGACTTTGGAGAACCTGAATCGGTTCAGGAAGTTGAGGAAGTTCAGGTCTCAAAGATTCAGAAAGCTATGAATGATTCCGAATTCCAGCGACTCCTGACAAATGTTAAAAACGAAACTTTTGCTGATGACCAGATGTCAGTTGTCAGGATCGCTGCAAATAGTAAACACTTTACCTGTGATCAACTCATTCAGCTTGTAGGTGCTTTTTCCTTTGCTGATGAAAAGATCGATGTGGTCAGGATAGTTTATCCGAAAGTAGTTGATAAAGGAAACGCTCATAATATTCTCGGTGCGTTCACTTATTCTGATGATAAGAAAGAAGTGGAGCAGATAATTAGTCATTTGAAAAGGAAATGAATCATTCTAAATAAACTCATTCTGCTATCCTTCTCTTAAAAGAGAAAGAACACAATAATAACAAGAAGAAATTCAAACTCATCTGATGACTGTAGTCATCCCTCTCTTCTAAAGAGAGGGACAGAGTGAGAGTTATATAACCGGAGATTAAATGAATCCAAACAGAAAAAAGTTAGCACAAATAGAATTAAGTAAAATCAAAGAAAAAGCAAATATCGCTCGTGGTGCGATCCTCAAAATGACTACTCTCGCCAATTCCGGTCATCCGGGTGGTTCTATGTCCACAGTCGATTTCCTGCTGACTCTTTATCATTTAATTAATATCGATCCCAAAAAACCAAAATGGGAAGAACGGGATAGAGTTATTATCAGTCATGGTCACATTGCACCGGCAGTTTATGCAACTCTTGGTTTGCTGGA
This DNA window, taken from Candidatus Cloacimonadota bacterium, encodes the following:
- a CDS encoding T9SS type A sorting domain-containing protein; this encodes MKKLFISIFIVVMYSFLFAETMFINLNNGETMEIDTDEIMGITFSPDVSVEEMVEIISQIPIKFLKNTPNPFNPATTISFELMKKGKISIEIYNAKGQKVRKLLDKKMEAGNHQVIWDGLDDQGKRVASGVFFYKISLNDEQLMKKMIMLK
- a CDS encoding DUF4476 domain-containing protein, which produces MKKIIFIILILFAVSLFSEEVKSRSSFGKMKMNVEGSSSSQQSSSTAVVDLIAEKLDILQKQYLTKLNNFDKRKTDNIVNEIYDLLALLPTDVVIIQHSTRPVTPTRITPVNTDVNINLNVKETTDFGEPESVQEVEEVQVSKIQKAMNDSEFQRLLTNVKNETFADDQMSVVRIAANSKHFTCDQLIQLVGAFSFADEKIDVVRIVYPKVVDKGNAHNILGAFTYSDDKKEVEQIISHLKRK